DNA sequence from the Coffea eugenioides isolate CCC68of chromosome 9, Ceug_1.0, whole genome shotgun sequence genome:
CGGCATAGATATTTGCATAAGCCAGAAGTCATGTCACATGTCAATGTGCATACAACTGGCTAACAGTATTATCAAATACAGGTTATAGGCAACTAAGGGCTGCAAATACAGGAGTACATGCAGGCAAAATACAAAAGACCTCACGGCATGCGTTACCCCTACTATCATAGGCGGGATCAAAAGGAGAAAAACCATAAACCTAGTTAGGGCAAAACTAAAAGAATCCATGATACCAAATCACATCATTTGAGTAATTGAAAATTCCAAATTCCATTCAAAAGCCTAAGCTATTTTCTAAATTCTTAGCCTCCTTACtagattcaaggtgaaagttctTATACAAGTTAGGGTAATAAGTCAAACCAAACGGAATGCAAaagatgtctcattttcaagttcaaagtggagcccaaaattgttcaaatggttcaactttTCCTTCGGGAAGTTTCGCAAGCAAAATAATAGAGGAATCAAGGTTCCTAACCCTTAAACTCACCAAATGGTTATTTAATTTTCCTAATCTGGACTCACCTCCAACCTAATTTGAAGAGTAAAATCTTATAGTATTTTGTGAGCAAAATGGTGCTACAACCTCGAACACCAAGATCACACTGCACGtaatacacaatcaaatcctacagtccgacatcctaaacttttaagcctaggacacTTTACAAAaatctaaagcctaagctctgataccaactgtgacgcccccacttctcccaagggcgaacccaagggtatccgcgggacgcctgcgcaactctcgccaggactcggtacaagttcccttcaaacttaagaataaccaatcgatactaaaaGTCGAAAATATAAAGGAAAGTCAATTCTTTAATAatcgttcaagtcttacatcataagttaccaaaatatcttacattaccaaaatatacagcttccaaaagttgtttaaacgaatacattcaaaattctaatcaaaagggccatcaaatcgacctctccataattccttccatttcaactcctgttaagaaaaacaaatctaacggggtgagcgaatgctcgtgaaGCCATGAAAACATGCAACACGCGTAGTCCAAATAACAATAGCACTTACGCAAGAATGACATCTATAATATTCAGGTGATTCACAATTTATACTAAGATACCCTTGagtaggatacaggagctctcatgAGCAAATTTCTATTTGCGTTGTTAAAGTTCAATCCAATACTTCCTTGTGATGACATTCCATCACCCGATTAGGTAATCAAGTCCGTAGAATTTCACTTTTTCAagtatggttctgagtcgacatgaggggtacctcccacccgaatcggtgtggtacatgctatcgctcagggaatcgattacatgtttatggttctgagtcaacacgagaggtacctcccacccgaatcggtgtggtacatgctatcgctcagtggtcgatgagacatcgctccaatcgacttatactttatttatagttttgagtcgacatgagaggtacctccctcCCGAATCGGTgcggtacatgctatcgctccgAGAACCAATTAtagcactgagacggtatgagaggtacctcccacctaGATTGATGTGATACATGCTATCCTTTCAGAACTCAcgagttaaacatattcatgtacaattaccaattattgtttatggttctgagtcgacatgagaggtacctcccacccgaatcggtgtggtacatactatcgcttaGGGAACCGAGTATAGCACTGAGTCGGGATGAGAGAGACCTCCCACctgaatcggtgtggtacatgttTCCCCTCAGAGCTTACGAGTTAAACATGTTTATGAAAAGTTACCGATCATGTGTATCCATGTAACAAGTATTGCATAATTAAAGGAAAGAGAGAACGAGGGCGTCCTCATGTATATACACATAAGTCGAGGAGGCTCACTCTACTCGACATCACAACACAAATATGGTTGGCAATAACAACATTTCACTTAATTCCTATAACAATTCATTTCATacaatttgaaaatcaatttaCATAGCACATTTTAACTGTAGCATTCCCCAAAGGAGaacgagcgcgataaagtacacactcatctcaacaagtttacgtatcatgtataacacttgtacaattcacatTTCAATTACATAAGtatttaacatgcacttgacattCACCAAGTCAATCAAGGAGAAATGTTACTTGAAGTTCAAGCAtccaccgtaggatcctcttgaaggtcctcctGCGAGCCTGTGCAATTAATAGGGaacaatcacttataaaccccaattatcgagAAGATTGCACGCTTGTACAATCCTAAGAAATTTCACTAAAACgagcctaaattactcgcgaattaaggctcaaaagtggggttttaaggTACAAAagaaatccagttttcatctttgaactcaagtataaaacgttcaagtaatatcgaaggaataaggagaattcgaaaaactccatttccttaagattagaaaatttcagttttgatacgaattttttgaaaaatcgtatctcactctttacaagtccaaaattagaaaacttggtacctTTGGAAtcctcttccaaagtactaaaagttcctagaatacactttcccatgattccaaacagaaagtattcaaaaattaactcaaagttgctgttttggggcACTTAAGGCAGGTTTAGGttagtttttggccaactttgaaaatttgacaaaattcacttgatttgaactagcctctaaaatttggaacacTATTAGAGTTTCAATCCAagattaaaataaaacaaatggaacaagatttggagttttgagcaccgaagatatggtagctcaaagttactaaagTTTCCTTGTTAATCAAGAGTTTTCCAAACTTgaatcatgaactttggaagtttagttgagcagCGAAACGGActcagaatggcaccaaatttagcaGTATAATAATACCATATAGGGACTATTCCTATGCcaattttcatagaaaaatatgtatggaaagttggttaacgaaaccgttgaaatcacaagaaattccaaggctaagctgcctttgaacttccgttttgccgtttccaaacattcggtcaagaaacatctcaaacatggtccattccaatgggtaatgtctaaaatatgtccaaggtacatttgataggtgatttacactaagaagcttcggataacaagtcccaaatcattgtgagtttcaaatctgtccaaatgcatggtATTCCTTCACAAGACCAGATtcgaattttgatcataaatcactcaattcaactcggaattgagcatggttagtggtgttggaaaatagactcataaggatatattttctcagaagaaaccatttttaaaatctgtccataactagcttGTTCATGAGCATCAAGTTACAGctcatgtgctgccttccaggaagtaacgaaacaggacagcgaatttcaaacgaatggtttggcttgctcaagtggaaccaggacatgcattttataccaacggaaaacttggaatgtctagtttccattgCCACAAACAACACTCGATTCCAACATTGGAGTAAAAAGGTATAGCCGAaacaaaatgactgcctggaCGGGAATAGtttccagatttctaagctttcgtaattccaacatttgggtgaccaaatcaagttatttttcaatgaaaatttttacacactcaatataacatgtaaaaaacagAAACAAGCctttagaacctcaaaattgaGCACCAAAGTGCTCAaacaaagcaggggcaaaatggtcacttttgctccaagcacctcttttgattttctaccaacaatacaacattaatccactaatttaagctctaaaccaccattaatttcatcatcagccatcaaatcagtccttccatccaaagtgggagttcatagagcccaccaaacaaaaatccatcataaacaagactacccacatgcatgcaagagTTTATACGTGTAATTCTACTTCCATAAACCAAAATTTGATGGTCGGATTGTTACCTACTTGTGTGATGAACAATGGCAGAATTTCGGTCCCCTCTTggccaagaaaaaccgtgaaaaGCTCCTCCTTTTTGCAGCTTAAAATGATCTCCAAGTATTAAGGTAAGTGTGTGTGAAATTTGGAAGgaattggatgaagattgatgaagattttgtgaaggagaaatttgaagaacttgagtTGTTTTTGCACAAGGATGGCCGGCTGCTTTGTgaggaggagagagagtgttttggtccaaatttggcttcctaaggaagcttcatttgtgtGGCTAAGATTTgtgcaaaaagtcaactctccttcGCGCGTGTACGCGcacgttttgtgctcgattcctctcgagtttatttcactagtgcactaaacctccaatacacttatatccatataaatattattcactcttaattgttccaaaataagggtctaaagtcccgtaattaaatcgcgcgtgtgaaaacgcgtacttccaaattaagcgcgataaaactaaacctccaagaaattcttataactatagtactaataactatcacttgagtacttaaacataaaattacctattttatgACCATTGTGCAAtcctccaattttccaaacttattgtactctcaatcggttaaaatttccaaacacattttcactattttcactaaacgagcttccaaaatttaatttttgaaacaagtcactttaaaaatataatgaagctataattccatgtatttaggtctaataaggttagaaaatattattcggggcaaatatccaaataaataGTTAAATGAGCCAAAAATAGGGGTTTAAAATCGAAAAATTTGTGGGTCCTCACATtctatcattttctcttttgtGTTTGAGTtgatgtttaactataatacaagtatGGCCTTTTCTTTCGTTCTCTTCATGTTTTGCTAAAATTTATACCTAGaattatggatgaactttttatattttattagtAATGTTTAATTGGCTATTTGATGATAAtatttgaacaagttatttaatTGGCATTTAGTAAGTTGTTAAGTTTACAATGAGAATTAGAATttgacactagttcaaagaagtgctAAATCTAGGGAATTCACTAACGAAAGAAGAAGAGCATCTTTGTTGCTTTAGTGGCTTgttccatgtaatttcataaaaaaaaagtttgtagttaatttcataaatACGAGAGTAGGTGAAGTTtagctacaagtatagttgattcactacaagAGTAAATTttacatacattaggaaattagaCCATAACTAGCCCAGATAATAACATTAAATTAACCAGTAATTTCACTTGCAAGAGTAATGAGGAATTCTATGGCTCTAGGAGATttctactattatttttattacctTTATTTCATCTTTGTAGTGTAATTTAAAATGTTGCATTTATGGTGTTCTAAAAAATAAAGTAGTTCGAAAACTatcggtaattgacaatcttccctgtgggatcgataCCTAATATTTCTGTGATCAATAAACAatctgtatacttgcaaaaAATGGGATATTTAGGGTTTATTAAAATTTGTTGCATGGTAGAATCTCTCATTAATGCTGTTTTTATGTAGCAACTTTTAGGTGATCTAGATGTCTTTTGTGCTGGTTTTTCCACTTTAACAGCGAGTTGAGGATAAAGATGATGGTTGTTCATTGGAAGCAGTCTGATCAACATTCACTCATGCTCAATATTAATGTAATTGTTAGGATGGGAAAGATAGCTGGCGGAGGTGTGCTCAGGGATCGGGATGTGAAGGTTTTCTTTGCATTCTACAATGAATTTTGTGACTGTGACATGCTTCAAGCGAAAAGTTCTTCTTTGTTCAATGGGTTGAAAGAGTGTGTAGCTCGAGGGTTTCACAACATTCAAGTTCAGGTGGACTTTGCATTGCTTGTGAATCTGATTACGTCTAACAGGAATGGCAAATGGCCTTTGTGTCTTCGCGACATATTCAATATTTACTTCGACAATTGCCTAGTAATGCGTCTCATGTTTTCTGTGAGGCAAATGCAGCGGTGAATGGAATGGCTTCCTTAACCCCTAAATCAggatttttcttttattcttcttCATCTCTTCCTTATAGGATTAGAGCTTTCATTACTTTTGATAGTATAGGTGACCGTATGTTAGATAGAGATTTTCTTGTAAGAGTGTAATActtcttatttacttttattagttattttcttgtaatggaggTAAGGTTATTGTCCcctcctttttattttaatatattaataaaataaatggcTGGTCATCATCCCTCGGGCACGGGATTTTGCCAAGAAAATACAATATAATAAAGGATGCTAAAATTAAGGGTCAAATGACACTAAGCTTCTTGTCATCTTTTCATGataatttcaatcatttttattttgaatctccAAGTtaatttcttcctttcttttattttgacaaACATTTTTATTCTCCCCTAAAGAATATTAAGTATGAAATCTTGACCTTAACAGACAAAATACGCCCCAATATACTAATTCGGGATGGGACTTTTATGAATTAGTAAAAATCAAATGAAATGTTGAGCAAATTTATACATCTCATAAAAATTGATCCAACGAATGTAATGTTTTTTATTCTTATGATTTTCACTTGGATTGAAAACGTGTAACATAGAATGTGCAATCATATTACACTAATTAAAATCACTAGTTCCATATGAGAAGAATGATAAGTTAAATGTGTGATTTGATATGTcagaaagaaattaatatgtAAGAAAATATAATTTGTAACTAAACCTAGCAAATAGCTTTTAGAAAGATAATTTGATTTTGAGCATTTTATGATTTTCCTATATCAATTAGTAATTTAAAACACAATCTTTTAATTCAGTTTGTGGGTGTTCCCAATTTTCGTTCTGAAAGGAATAGATTGAAAAAtagaagttttaaaaataaaatgaaaagattagaagaaaaaaataagagtTAATCTTTCCTATACACCGTTAGTGTAAACCTATTTTACACTGACGGCTCATCATATTGCACCATCTCGTTAATGAAAATTGGCAACCTATTACTCCCGGTTAATAATATTGCTATGCTATTTAATTTGTtgatatttataaattattGCTAAATAAAATTCGTCTCTTATATCTATCCTTCCTCTCTTGTTGTTCTTATTTCTATGCTTCTTTATCCTCTCCTTTTTATTGCTCTTCCACCCTTCCATCCTTTGTAATACATGTTATATCCTTTGTTCTACCAACCGTAGAAGCGCCCTTTACGAATCTTCCAACTCGATTTTTCAACAATTAGTGATTAGGGTTTTTAAAAAATAGTGAAAAATCATATGGGAAGGGCAGCAAGCAAGTCCTTGTTTTCCTAGAGGTGTAATACTGGAAACGACTTTTTATGTGAATTTCAGGATTGAAAGGTTCATGGGCTTTGCTTATTTTCTTGTTTGGATTGGTGATTATCCCTTTTAAGTACTGCAAAAAATGTCGCTTTTGTTATCTTCTTCTCTTTGATACTATTGAGAGCTATGAAAATGACCTTGTGCTTGGAGTATATGTTGCAAGTATGGTTTTGTTCTAGATAGAGAATTCTATGCAACTGATCTTGGGTGTGGCCTGTATTggataataaaaattttactaATTCTTTCATGATTATTGACCAGACTGCATTATTGATGGAATTATTTCAGCTTGTGGTTGTGGGCTGTTTTTTGTTAAAGAATATCCTATTTGGATCAAATTGGTGAAAAGAtattgctttcttgaaaaggGACTAAAATCCAGATAATAGCATAATTTACTTGATAATTTGgttgtttaataaaattataaGCTATATTCAATTTATTCAAACAGTAGGTAATGCAATGGATATCTGTCAAATTATAAGCTATATTTAATGTGGGATGATTTGAATTGTAAAATTAACTTCCAAACTATTGTTATCAGACTACCTATTTGGGTTTACTTTGGAAGGAGAGGCAAATCTAATTAACGATCTTATAAGTGTGGCTCTACACTCAAAAAACTGTCGCCATGACTATCATATTGCTGAATGATTGAAGTTTGGAATATAGAAGTTCATGGGTTATGTTGGTTTTTGAACATGATTTTTGAAACAGAATGAAAGCCTGGAATAATTTGTCACGGATTTTAATCGAGGCCCGTGTTGTATTATTGTGCTTGTCATCATACCCTTTTGGCAGATGAGGTAAATTTAATTGGGCTTACTATTTATGTGTAATTAGGTTATGGCAATCATTAAGTCCTGCACACAAAGTAGTCTTGTGGTTTAATGGTCACTCCGAAGGTACGGATTTTGATAAGAAGTTTGTAATATAATTGGGATATGCGGTTTTACTAATGTATTTGTTTCAAGTTTAGGGTCCAACAAGTACAATTTGTGCTTCTGCTCATCAAAGCTGATGCATTATCTCAATATAATGCCAAGGAATCTGGTAAAGGTGTGCATTCATTCCTATGCCACTATTGCATAAAAGAATGACTTTCTACTAGCATCCTTTTTTCAAATCAGTGGTAATTTAAGCATTATACATGTAGTAAAGGTGCACAATTCTTGCAGTTATATACATCGTCTATTTCCCTCTTGAGTTGGTTAATCTTGAAATCTTGGCTTGCTTTATGCATGCTTAACTGGTGATGCTTCTGATGACTTTTCCTTTTAAAATTAATTTGGTTATTATTATACGAGGAAGGGTTCTTTATACATGTTTTGGATATCTGGAGTACGTAAAATAAATGAGTTAAGTTAGTTTGGCATCCAGTTGTTTCTTGTAGTCATTGATTTGCATTCTTCGTTTTAGTTTGTGACACATAACTTGGTTTGTCTCTTGAAATTGTGGGTTATGATTGGTTTGTAAACCAACGATTTTACACAAATCAGTTAGGATTCATGTTACAGTAACCCTGAATTTTGTAGTTTCTGATAACTCATCTAGTGCATGGAGGCACCAAGGATTTACCTAAGCAAACCTGAGTACATTTTGCAAGTTTTGGTTATATAGTTTTAAGTACAATTAGTTTAGATCTCTATGTCATAATTCGTATCCACATCCTGACCCTATATTTTTTGAATATACAACTGAATGAGAATCTTCTTATTGATGTCCAAGGTTACCCACATGGATCATCTTCCAATAAGTCTAGTTTAGTATCATTCTATGTAAAGTATGTTATCATGAACTCCCTCTGTATGGCCTGAATTAGTTAGATGTAACTTTTAGAGGAGTGTACCAGTCAGATTCATTGGAATGTCTTCCTGGCAAGACATATAAGAGGTACTTCAAAAGTATAATTAAGTTGTACTAGAACTTACCTCATAATATTTGTTAACCTGAATTGTTAACAGATTCTGTAATGGTGGTGAAGCTTGCTGACAGATAGAAGTTGATTTTACAaatgttattattttttatcaACTGTCACGTTTGACTGGATCAATTtgtcaaatttcagatttaactGTCCACCATAGTTGTGATGAGCGCTGACAATGGTGACATGCATTTGTGGCTTTCTCTTGGATGTTTAAGTAATTGCATCAAGACaaagttgaaggaaaattcTGGTGCAGCTGTAAATGCAGCACCTCACTAGTCTTGTAATTTAGCATCTCACTAGTCTTGTGATTTAGTATGTTGTGCTAGTTTTCATTGTAACACCATCATGGGCTCTTGACTTCAGGAAAGGTCTTGGATGGACAATCTTATATTATTGAAATGCTAATGCTAAACGTACTAGTATATTATTGATGCATAAATTTGTCTTTCTATTTTTATAACATGGCTCTCTCGCCTAACTGTTTGGTCTCGCTTCGTATGCTATTGCAAACAAATaataaataacaatataatGACATCCCAATTAAAACTAACATTCTGGTCAAGTCACTTAAAGGGGACAAATATTTTGGTCAAGTCATTTGAAGTGGACAAGTGAACATGTATCAGTGAAAGGATAAATACATCAAACTATCACTCTACGTAAGTAATCTGAACCTGGACAAGCAAACTTGATAACAAACTATCATTCTAGTGAAGTAATCTAAACATCTAAACAGTACACGCGAATGAATGAAAAGGTAATACATCAAGCTACCAGGCTCCAAACAAGAACATTTATTGCACTTAACAGTCGACGCAATTTTTTAATTTGGGACACGTACTTCTATTGTGCCCCTTCTGTATGCAAtaagagcatttattgcttttACAAGACTTTTCTAAACCACCCTTCATTTGTAAGTGTGAGGATGCCCTTTTGATGCAACTGTTACGGGACTGAATATATTCTTCTGAGATGTTTGACCTTGAGTGAGATCATGAATTTCAGAATGTGAGTCAACTTGAGAAATAGATAAACCACTGTCTTGCTCATTTTCGTAGGGCAAATCATCAAGTTTGTCACATAATACTTGCAACCCTTGAAGTGCAACTCTGCAATATTGAGTATGGTGTCAAATCAGGTTAAAAATTTTCAAtgtcatttttaaaaaaaaagtagaggTGCTATACAAACCTGTGATGTTTTGCACCACTCTTGAAATATTCAAAACAGATTTAATAAGGATTTCCATTTACATGGTTGGAATCGATCTACACTATAATTTTGCGATATAAAGAGAAAGTTAGTTACTTTTCCTTATTTTTCGACATATTTATTTCATCTTTCTTTTATACTACAAAATCCATTCTTGAACAAATattgaattagggtttacactttgCAAAAATTAAGTTAAAGTGGGTTTATAAAAGACATCATACatataaaagagagagagagaaagattaAAGAAGTCTAACATGTAATCCCAATTTTGAGTTGATCAGTAGAGGAACTTGGTTACAAATCCATAATACAATAGAAAGAGAAGGAAGAGACAAAAAAAGAGGTGAATTACTAGTGATGATGAATGCCGTGGAATTTGCTCCTACTATCATGTTAGTTAAACAAGATATTTATCATTAAACTATTTTATATTTGGTAATAGGTAATGGTTGCAGATTATAATAGGTTGCTAATTTTTATTAACGAGGTGGCGCAATATGGTGAGCCATCCGTGTAAAGTAGGTTTACACTAATGGTGTAGGAAAAATTAACTCAAAAAATAATAGCTTACAACGTGTGGGAATGAAAGCCAAAATTATGGAGAAGTTGACATAGAGGTCCTAGCGATTTTAGTCATCTAAAAGAGAGAGATTGAAGTTGGTTGGAGTCTTCTAACCATGGTTGGGAAACATGAAGTTGAGTAGAGTTGTCGGACCATTGATTAAAAATTCAACACATGTGCCTGACATCCAAGTATGCATTGCGGGAAACTGGAGGATTACTCTCCTAGAGAGGAGCCGGGTTCGGAAACCTATGATTAAAGCCATGGCGGCCCCTCCCGCCACCCCTCCCACGATAGCAATAGACACCCGAAATTTCCTGCTGCTCCCCTTATTCGGTGACTTGGTGTTTGACACCAGGGAATTGGGATCCACCGCAATGCCAGGATTGGTACTGGCAAGATTGCCTTCGGAGCTATTCAGTTTGAACAATTCTAAGCCATTCAAGATTGCATCGGCATATTTTGGCTTGACGTCAAGATTTGGGTGGAGAGCAAGAAACAGGTCTTGCTTGTTCCGGCGACCATCTGGTGGGTTTGAAACATACACGATGTAGTCTCTGAAAATCGAGATTCCAGGGTCATGTGCCCAATATATAACATCAGCCTCTGGCTCAGCTGTTCTATTATTGATGAATATTGTGAACACCCGTTGGTTCTCCTTTGTAATCAAATCAGGATTGATCTCGCAAAAATGCAACCTCAGGAGATAAAGAAACCCAGAATCAACGGGAAAGATCCAGCTCAAGTTGAACCTGGTGCTAAACTGGCCCATTGCCCTTGCGGTAGCATAAACTATCGGGGGTGCGGCGTAATTTGGGGTTTGCGGAGTGTACTTGATAGCAATTTCATTATTGCTCAATGGATTTCCTTGATCTCCGCCCCAGAT
Encoded proteins:
- the LOC113782804 gene encoding receptor-like protein kinase FERONIA, translating into MFTLLVYLSFHFSLLFTITSSDTPPYTPTDYILINCGSSSNATSTDGRHWEGDVGSKFLPNDVANISLADTATEQHSSVTQIPFLTARIIRSQFSYTFPVSPGEKFLRLYFYPSSYSSGLNTSESFFTVTANNYTLLSNFNAFLIVSAKKFSPASLIKEFIINVQGMNQFLKVNFLPSMNSFAFVNGIEVVSTPDDLYMGNHDMYANPLKFVNCPNVQFEFDQNKTAFEALYRLNVGGNDVSPVYDSGMFREWASDDKFIWGGDQGNPLSNNEIAIKYTPQTPNYAAPPIVYATARAMGQFSTRFNLSWIFPVDSGFLYLLRLHFCEINPDLITKENQRVFTIFINNRTAEPEADVIYWAHDPGISIFRDYIVYVSNPPDGRRNKQDLFLALHPNLDVKPKYADAILNGLELFKLNSSEGNLASTNPGIAVDPNSLVSNTKSPNKGSSRKFRVSIAIVGGVAGGAAMALIIGFRTRLLSRRVILQFPAMHTWMSGTCVEFLINGPTTLLNFMFPNHELHFKGCKYYVTNLMICPTKMSKTVVYLFLKLTHILKFMISLKVKHLRRIYSVP